In Mercurialis annua linkage group LG6, ddMerAnnu1.2, whole genome shotgun sequence, the following are encoded in one genomic region:
- the LOC126688068 gene encoding protein PLASTID TRANSCRIPTIONALLY ACTIVE 16, chloroplastic: MAPTLTSNSFLLTTTPHSRLRLRVLAKKSEPFSPFQLGKSKDEADGSPNSSPFSFNFGKVPDMKSLIPVIGKPDSGMSFRRKDAGTVFVAGATGLAGIRIAQTLLREGFSVRAGVPELGPAQELARLAAEYKIISKEESKRLNAVQSTFKDTESIAKAIGNASKVVVTIGPTENGPTSSVSTSDALQVVEAAQLAGVGHVAIIYDSNSSTASTYNVLDGLTSFFNNLFAQSQTLTVPEFLQKVIETDVRYTFIKTSLTEDFGPESSYNLVVSAEGSIGSDYKVAKSQIASVVANVFSNTEVAENKVVEIFTDPLASSKSVSELFSAIPEDGRRKAYAEKIAKEQAEEEAKTASQKAEEVANAEMKKLSDQEAKTPNLAAEAQEKAEASMENLLSRAKDISSGFSWDKLSSQFAVNGGVKPDSTPIATVRGQAKARSLPRQKAAVKPKLFPSLKPKQQPKAKVAKEAKESKAEVKKLFGGLFQQETIYIDE, translated from the exons ATGGCTCCAACTCTCACTTCCAATTCATTTCTCCTTACCACTACACCACATTCAAGACTCAGACTCAGAGTCTTAGCCAAAAAATCCGAACCATTTTCGCCGTTTCAGCTTGGCAAATCCAAAGATGAAGCTGATGGTTCACCCAATTCTAGCCCTTTTAGTTTCAACTTTGGTAAAGTACCCGACATGAAGTCGTTGATCCCGGTCATTGGAAAGCCGGATTCCGGAATGTCGTTTCGGAGGAAGGATGCTGGGACAGTGTTTGTGGCTGGTGCTACTGGATTGGCTGGTATTAGGATTGCTCAGACATTGCTCCGTGAAGGTTTTAGCGTTCGAGCTGGGGTTCCTGAACTTGGACCTGCTCAAGAGTTGGCTCGTCTTGCAGCAGAGTACAAG ATCATATCAAAGGAAGAATCAAAGCGACTAAACGCAGTTCAATCAACTTTCAAAGATACAGAATCAATTGCTAAAGCAATTGGTAATGCAAGCAAAGTTGTAGTCACAATTGGTCCCACGGAGAACGGTCCAACCTCATCGGTATCAACTTCCGATGCATTACAAGTAGTAGAGGCAGCTCAGCTAGCCGGAGTCGGCCATGTCGCGATAATCTATGATTCAAATTCTTCAACTGCATCCACTTACAATGTGCTCGACGGCCTCACatcattttttaacaatttattcgCGCAATCTCAGACTTTGACGGTACCCGAGTTTCTTCAGAAAGTAATTGAAACGGATGTGAGATATACATTCATCAAGACGAGTTTGACGGAAGATTTTGGGCCGGAAAGTTCTTATAATTTAGTTGTTTCAGCTGAAGGAAGCATCGGTTCAGACTACAAA GTGGCAAAGTCTCAGATTGCATCAGTAGTTGCAAATGTTTTCTCCAACACAgaagttgcagaaaataag GTGGTGGAAATTTTTACCGATCCATTAGCATCCTCCAAGTCTGTAAGCGAGCTATTCAG CGCGATTCCTGAAGACGGAAGACGAAAAGCATATGCAGAAAAAATCGCCAAGGAACAAGCTGAGGAAGAAGCAAAAACAGCTTCTCAGAAAGCTGAAGAAGTGGCTAATGCAGAGATGAAAAAGCTATCCGATCAAGAAGCTAAAACACCAAATCTTGCGGCAGAAGCACAAGAAAAAGCAGAGGCTTCAATGGAAAATCTGTTGAGCAGAGCAAAAGACATCAGTTCTGGTTTCTCATGGGATAAACTGAGCTCTCAATTCGCGGTTAATGGCGGTGTCAAACCCGACAGTACACCGATCGCTACTGTGCGAGGACAAGCCAAAGCTCGGTCTCTACCGAGACAAAAAGCTGCCGTGAAACCGAAACTGTTTCCTTCTTTGAAACCGAAACAACAGCCGAAGGCGAAGGTGGCGAAAGAGGCGAAAGAGTCGAAAGCTGAGGTTAAGAAACTGTTTGGTGGATTGTTTCAGCAAGAAACCATTTACATTGATGAATGA